The following proteins are co-located in the Candidatus Accumulibacter cognatus genome:
- a CDS encoding sugar transferase produces the protein MKRLFDLLLACLAAVLLLLPAGLVALLVKLSSPGPVLYWSDRVGRGNRIFSMPKFRSMRVGTPAVATHLLTDPQACLTPVGSFLRKSSLDELPQLWSILVGDMSFVGPRPALYNQHDLITLRSERGVHELLPGLTGWAQVNGRDELPIAQKVELDSEYLQRQSLWLDIRILWMTFAKVLHGEGVSH, from the coding sequence ATCAAGCGCCTTTTTGACTTGTTACTGGCCTGTCTGGCGGCGGTGTTGCTGTTGCTCCCTGCTGGTCTGGTCGCTCTGTTGGTCAAATTATCCTCGCCCGGACCCGTGCTCTATTGGTCCGATCGCGTCGGACGGGGCAACCGGATTTTCAGTATGCCTAAGTTCCGCAGCATGCGGGTTGGAACCCCGGCCGTGGCGACCCATCTGTTGACCGATCCACAGGCTTGCCTGACACCAGTGGGCTCGTTCCTGCGCAAATCCAGCCTCGACGAACTGCCTCAGTTGTGGAGCATTCTTGTGGGCGACATGAGCTTTGTCGGGCCACGCCCAGCCCTGTATAACCAGCACGATTTGATCACCCTGCGTAGCGAACGCGGGGTGCATGAGTTGCTGCCGGGGTTGACCGGTTGGGCACAGGTTAACGGTCGCGATGAACTGCCCATTGCCCAAAAGGTCGAGCTCGATAGCGAGTATCTGCAACGCCAATCGTTATGGCTCGATATCCGGATACTATGGATGACTTTCGCCAAGGTCCTGCATGGCGAAGGGGTATCGCATTGA